The following proteins are encoded in a genomic region of Alistipes shahii WAL 8301:
- a CDS encoding thioredoxin family protein — protein MYNTLTTVQTRAVVLVSSLEEFKSYLNTSLVAVCFTATWSGPCKMYKPIYHKVSEKYTASVCRFLEVDVDESPELAELFNIVKVPTTIIIKNGEVVAQALGILTEAALTELIESYKVK, from the coding sequence TTGTATAACACATTAACTACTGTACAGACTCGTGCGGTTGTTTTAGTAAGCAGTTTAGAAGAATTTAAGAGCTATTTGAATACTTCTCTGGTTGCTGTCTGTTTTACAGCGACATGGAGTGGACCATGTAAAATGTATAAGCCCATTTATCATAAAGTATCAGAAAAATACACTGCCAGTGTATGTCGTTTCTTGGAAGTTGATGTGGATGAATCTCCAGAACTGGCAGAACTATTCAATATTGTTAAAGTTCCTACAACTATTATAATTAAAAACGGAGAAGTCGTAGCTCAAGCGTTGGGCATCTTGACTGAAGCAGCTCTAACCGAATTAATAGAAAGCTATAAAGTCAAATAA
- a CDS encoding relaxase/mobilization nuclease domain-containing protein, with amino-acid sequence MVGKVISGSSFSGTVGYVMKEESRILEAEGIMPPEVKDMVQDFKDQTLLNPRLKNTVGHISLSFSPKDAPRMTDALMTQIAKEYMQKMGITDTQYLLVRHLDQPHPHCHLVYNRVGNNGQTISDKNIKIRNAKVCRELTEKYGLYLAPGKDNVRREQLREPDKTRYEIYDAIKGCLPKCKNWNELEGKLKEQGIGVRYKYCGNTDRKQGVLFSKNGFEFSGSKIDRTFSFTKLDNRFNNIQQQTQHRATLFGNLSAAAGNYRSAFAGLFGGMGSGGTREKPPSVNLGKAGGIPLPPADSPVGVSAEQLQRKPGESPEEHIARITALLDAAAEAMAIAAMERRRKLEEQKRRAKMKI; translated from the coding sequence ATGGTCGGTAAGGTAATATCGGGATCGTCTTTTTCGGGGACGGTAGGCTACGTGATGAAAGAAGAATCCCGGATATTGGAAGCCGAAGGAATCATGCCCCCGGAAGTGAAGGATATGGTGCAGGACTTCAAAGACCAGACCTTATTGAATCCGCGGCTGAAAAACACCGTCGGGCATATCTCGCTGTCTTTCTCACCCAAGGACGCTCCGCGGATGACCGACGCCCTGATGACGCAGATCGCAAAGGAGTATATGCAGAAGATGGGCATCACCGATACGCAGTATCTCTTGGTTCGCCATCTCGACCAGCCCCATCCGCACTGCCATCTGGTCTACAACCGGGTCGGGAACAACGGGCAGACCATTTCGGACAAGAACATCAAGATTCGAAACGCCAAGGTCTGCCGGGAGCTGACCGAGAAGTACGGATTGTATCTCGCACCGGGAAAGGACAACGTACGGCGGGAGCAATTGCGCGAACCCGACAAGACCAGATACGAAATCTACGATGCGATCAAAGGCTGTCTGCCCAAGTGCAAGAACTGGAACGAATTGGAAGGCAAATTAAAGGAACAGGGCATCGGCGTCCGCTACAAGTATTGCGGAAATACCGACCGCAAACAAGGGGTTTTGTTCTCGAAAAACGGCTTCGAGTTCTCCGGCTCGAAGATCGACAGGACTTTCAGCTTTACGAAACTCGACAACCGGTTCAACAATATTCAACAACAAACCCAGCACCGGGCCACGCTCTTCGGGAACCTCTCGGCGGCGGCAGGCAATTACCGTTCGGCATTTGCCGGGTTGTTCGGCGGTATGGGTAGCGGCGGCACGCGCGAAAAACCGCCGTCGGTAAACCTCGGAAAGGCAGGCGGGATTCCGCTGCCGCCGGCCGATTCGCCCGTCGGAGTGTCCGCCGAGCAGTTGCAGCGCAAGCCGGGAGAAAGCCCCGAAGAGCATATCGCACGAATTACAGCGCTGCTCGATGCAGCGGCCGAAGCGATGGCCATAGCCGCGATGGAACGCCGCCGCAAGCTCGAAGAACAGAAAAGAAGAGCCAAAATGAAAATATAA
- a CDS encoding DUF6043 family protein: MGQQEYEAFKAKLREWMDTHLEEYAAFEEAMNARDYAGCQSVIFQAMSLIPRYRRLMSDKANEGLFEHVDEIEQAAQQHDLAGKIIRECEQPGKDSTLPAMLCWLYFGKSFERMVERCEELRRSPDLGFLQKMTMSATIKLLISRSIKLELRTKQDWDAHREAIRLAESDRVLEWATGTLLVEDAGEKRKPGRPSAARSLVEMFSPIVTHPAELRRKIGEYLTRKHTQTDIARLKIALDELRYLVVPINIKPFRDALQAEYGSDIRIVHERGIQEAYSRLTEPLLIGSAVSSRGGEALIIREIKDFLSQ; the protein is encoded by the coding sequence ATGGGTCAGCAGGAATACGAGGCTTTCAAAGCAAAGTTACGGGAATGGATGGACACCCACCTCGAAGAATACGCCGCATTCGAAGAGGCGATGAACGCCCGTGACTATGCAGGGTGCCAGTCGGTCATATTCCAAGCCATGTCCCTTATCCCCCGGTACCGGCGCCTCATGTCCGACAAAGCCAATGAAGGACTGTTCGAGCATGTCGATGAAATCGAGCAGGCAGCCCAACAACACGACCTTGCCGGCAAGATCATCCGGGAGTGCGAACAGCCCGGCAAGGATTCCACACTCCCGGCAATGCTTTGCTGGCTCTACTTCGGCAAGAGTTTCGAACGGATGGTGGAGCGTTGCGAAGAGCTGCGGCGCTCGCCCGATCTGGGATTCTTGCAGAAAATGACCATGAGTGCCACGATCAAACTGCTAATCTCCCGCTCCATCAAATTAGAACTGCGCACCAAGCAGGATTGGGATGCCCACCGCGAAGCGATACGGCTGGCCGAAAGCGACCGAGTGCTGGAATGGGCAACGGGCACTCTTCTTGTCGAAGATGCAGGTGAAAAGAGGAAGCCCGGCAGGCCGAGCGCAGCCAGATCATTGGTGGAAATGTTTTCGCCAATTGTCACACATCCCGCTGAGTTGCGAAGAAAGATCGGCGAATACCTCACGAGGAAACACACCCAGACCGACATCGCACGTCTGAAGATCGCTCTCGATGAATTACGCTATCTGGTGGTTCCAATCAATATCAAGCCATTCCGCGATGCCCTGCAAGCAGAATACGGCTCTGACATCCGCATCGTCCACGAGCGGGGCATACAGGAAGCATACAGCCGTCTGACGGAACCGCTGCTTATCGGATCGGCCGTCAGCAGTCGGGGCGGCGAGGCCCTTATCATCCGGGAAATAAAAGATTTTCTATCGCAATAA
- a CDS encoding toprim domain-containing protein translates to MNDLKNISIRQFLARRGILPKYERNGYGMYLSPLREERTPSFKVDYVRNLWYDFGLGEGGTLLTLVMRLERCDSREAVRRLQNGEKRDAGSASLSPSVGERPAVGGPSPVVRLAAVPALRILSDDPLRHPALVGYLASRGIVPSVAAAFCREVRYEVNGRAFFAVGFRNDAGGWELRSERFKGGSSPKHITTLDNRSDTVIAFEGFMDFLAYLSLKHPERLRIDAAVLNSVVNLPKAVPFISRHPVIHAFFDNDEAGRKATADLIRLCPRSEVIDQSSFYSGHKDVNDYLTARIKDRTQKPSTQRNAPETKAVQALRNNLQALKAETAEIEPPRRKGVKI, encoded by the coding sequence ATGAATGATCTGAAAAATATCAGCATCAGGCAATTCCTCGCCCGGCGGGGCATTCTGCCCAAATACGAACGAAACGGTTACGGCATGTATCTTTCACCCTTGCGGGAAGAACGCACGCCGAGTTTCAAAGTGGACTACGTGCGAAATCTTTGGTACGACTTCGGACTGGGCGAAGGCGGCACATTGCTCACCCTCGTGATGCGGTTGGAGCGGTGCGACAGCCGTGAAGCTGTCCGACGGCTGCAAAACGGTGAAAAAAGGGACGCCGGTTCCGCTTCTCTTTCACCGAGTGTTGGCGAGCGTCCAGCTGTCGGAGGGCCCTCGCCGGTCGTGCGTCTAGCCGCCGTCCCCGCACTCCGCATCCTTTCCGATGACCCGCTCCGTCATCCGGCATTGGTCGGTTATCTCGCCTCGCGCGGCATCGTCCCGTCTGTCGCCGCGGCATTCTGCCGCGAAGTCCGCTACGAGGTAAACGGCCGCGCCTTTTTCGCCGTCGGGTTCCGCAACGATGCCGGAGGGTGGGAGCTCCGCTCCGAGCGGTTCAAAGGCGGCTCCTCGCCCAAACATATCACCACCCTCGACAACCGTTCCGACACGGTGATCGCTTTCGAGGGATTTATGGATTTTCTCGCTTATCTTTCGCTGAAACATCCCGAACGACTGCGCATCGACGCCGCGGTTCTGAACTCGGTCGTCAACCTGCCCAAAGCCGTTCCGTTTATCTCCCGGCATCCGGTGATTCACGCCTTTTTCGACAACGACGAGGCAGGACGCAAGGCAACAGCCGATCTGATCCGTCTTTGTCCCCGCAGCGAGGTAATCGACCAAAGCAGTTTTTACAGCGGGCACAAGGACGTAAATGACTATCTAACCGCCCGCATAAAAGACCGAACACAAAAGCCTTCGACACAGAGGAACGCCCCCGAAACAAAGGCTGTTCAGGCTCTTCGGAATAATCTGCAAGCCCTGAAAGCGGAAACGGCGGAAATTGAACCACCGCGTCGGAAAGGGGTAAAGATTTAA
- the mobC gene encoding plasmid mobilization relaxosome protein MobC, with protein METPKKTYSKQGGRPKVGIGRIHKYVVSTRLSPERKLRFSALCREAGQPPAEVLRQLIDRGTVRARITREQLDFMAQLKGVARNLNQLTRLANAKGLAAVRVRHAAIITAIEKLLKQICDGR; from the coding sequence ATGGAAACACCGAAAAAAACATACAGCAAACAGGGCGGACGCCCGAAAGTCGGCATCGGCCGCATCCACAAATACGTCGTCAGCACGCGGCTCAGCCCCGAACGGAAACTCCGCTTTTCGGCCCTCTGCCGCGAGGCAGGGCAACCGCCTGCCGAAGTCCTGCGCCAGCTGATCGACCGAGGAACGGTAAGGGCGCGAATCACACGCGAACAGCTGGATTTCATGGCCCAGCTCAAAGGCGTCGCCCGGAATCTGAACCAGCTGACCCGGCTGGCCAATGCCAAAGGTCTGGCGGCTGTCAGGGTACGGCATGCGGCGATCATCACGGCCATCGAAAAACTCCTGAAACAGATATGCGATGGTCGGTAA
- a CDS encoding thioredoxin family protein, with the protein MKKLVLLLGIILYLVSCKVEEPKFANQSTFLEAETTTIEHVSIPLTNSQLLELFRNMSPLAQTRVAVFNLLTEGEVEFWSTEGPGVLVMYFTAPWNGPCKRYRLIFEKVANDYTNKECHFGRIDIDQAGEDIATKYGVNTLPTTLIIKNNKIVAKAVGLIREETLRALVNQYKA; encoded by the coding sequence ATGAAGAAACTTGTCTTATTGTTAGGGATTATTCTATACCTCGTATCTTGCAAGGTCGAAGAACCGAAATTTGCAAACCAGTCAACATTTTTAGAAGCCGAAACCACTACAATCGAACACGTGTCAATACCATTGACAAATTCGCAATTACTCGAATTATTTCGCAATATGAGTCCTTTGGCACAAACACGAGTAGCCGTATTTAACCTCCTGACCGAGGGTGAAGTTGAATTCTGGTCAACAGAGGGACCTGGGGTATTGGTGATGTATTTTACAGCCCCATGGAATGGTCCATGTAAGAGGTATCGCTTAATATTTGAAAAAGTTGCAAATGATTATACAAATAAAGAATGTCATTTTGGACGTATTGACATCGATCAAGCAGGAGAAGATATTGCAACAAAATACGGTGTAAACACATTACCTACCACTCTAATTATTAAAAATAATAAAATTGTTGCCAAAGCAGTCGGTCTTATAAGAGAAGAAACTTTAAGAGCACTGGTAAATCAATACAAAGCATAA
- a CDS encoding OmpA family protein: MKRLYIIALFVFAGGFASAQENGNRDAQNRIVRGPYETNRFFDNVFVGVAGGVNLYFGENDSEGKFGKRLAPAMDIHVGKWFTPSIGARVGYAGLQAKGWTSAGTLYAKSADGGLFREKFGVMYLHADAMWNFSNAVSGYKESRTWNFVPFVGVGWARSYGNDAHDNEIGFDAGLLNVVRLCSSLDLTLEARCLLVNQRFDGVTGGRTGEGMLSVTAGLAYKFNRRGFVRASNVQPVDVTPYLDRIRNLEENNTDLASKNSVLNDENEKLRNAPAKVVVEQKVSASPVVLFFRIGKATLDSKELTNLEFYVRNAMKLDSDKTFTLIGSADKDTGNRELNQRLSEQRMEYVYDLLKNKYGVAPERLVRKAEGDTNNRFSEPELNRAVIVE, encoded by the coding sequence ATGAAACGTCTCTACATTATTGCATTGTTCGTTTTCGCGGGCGGATTTGCTTCTGCCCAGGAAAACGGGAACCGGGATGCGCAGAACCGCATCGTACGGGGGCCTTATGAAACCAATCGCTTTTTCGATAATGTTTTCGTCGGAGTGGCCGGAGGTGTGAACCTTTATTTCGGTGAGAACGACTCCGAAGGAAAATTCGGGAAGCGCCTGGCTCCGGCGATGGACATCCATGTCGGCAAATGGTTCACGCCTTCGATCGGTGCGCGCGTCGGCTACGCGGGCTTGCAGGCCAAAGGCTGGACCTCTGCCGGAACGCTCTACGCCAAGAGCGCAGACGGCGGCCTGTTCCGGGAAAAATTCGGCGTGATGTACCTGCACGCCGACGCCATGTGGAACTTCTCGAACGCCGTGAGCGGCTACAAGGAGAGCCGTACGTGGAATTTCGTGCCTTTTGTCGGTGTCGGCTGGGCGCGCTCCTACGGCAACGACGCCCATGACAACGAGATCGGCTTCGATGCCGGCCTGCTGAACGTGGTGCGCCTGTGCAGCTCGCTCGACCTGACGCTCGAAGCCCGCTGCCTGCTCGTCAACCAGCGTTTCGACGGTGTGACCGGCGGCCGCACCGGCGAGGGAATGCTTTCGGTGACGGCCGGCCTGGCTTACAAGTTCAACCGCCGCGGCTTCGTGCGCGCCTCGAACGTGCAGCCGGTGGACGTTACGCCCTATCTCGACCGGATTCGGAATCTTGAGGAGAACAACACCGACCTTGCCTCGAAAAATTCCGTCCTGAACGACGAGAACGAGAAACTGCGCAACGCGCCCGCCAAGGTCGTCGTCGAACAGAAGGTCTCCGCATCGCCCGTGGTGCTCTTCTTCAGGATCGGCAAGGCCACGCTCGACAGCAAGGAGCTGACGAACCTCGAATTCTATGTCAGGAATGCCATGAAGCTCGACAGCGACAAGACCTTCACGCTGATCGGCTCGGCCGACAAGGATACCGGCAACCGGGAGCTGAACCAGCGTCTGAGCGAGCAGCGGATGGAGTATGTCTACGACCTGTTGAAAAACAAGTACGGCGTCGCTCCGGAGCGTCTGGTCAGGAAGGCCGAGGGCGATACGAACAACCGGTTCTCCGAGCCGGAACTGAATCGCGCTGTCATTGTGGAATAA
- a CDS encoding site-specific integrase, with amino-acid sequence MKITLIIKKSVKRYDTESKATIYARLRDGRQVDMVAPTRLTINPNLWDDKAEQVKSKIVCDDEMRSYYNDEARKLKSYLEKAYQSRQTAEPQKEWLKETLEQYYNPQKYNVETATEETAKPTLIALFDEFLEKHRLSDVRKKNYRVIKRGLQRYELYIRTTKRGQKAFVLDIDQVTADTLRNIWDFLENEYRYCALYPEIYEAIPEARTPQPRGKNTLLDCFSRIRTFFYWCNSNKKTRNRPFDDFPLEECTYGTPYYITVEELHKIYGTNLMRHPQLAVQRDIFVFQCLIGCRVGDLLKMTKSNLIDGAIEYIPRKTKEGRPLTVRVPLNQTAKEIVSRYKSLDGDKLLPFISEQKYNLAIKRIFKAAGLKRLVTVINPTTREEEKRVLYEIASSHLARRTFVGNLYKQVKDPNLVGALSGHKEGSKAFARYRTIDDEMKKELVNLLS; translated from the coding sequence ATGAAAATAACTCTCATCATCAAAAAGAGCGTAAAACGCTATGATACAGAATCGAAGGCGACCATTTACGCACGTCTGCGGGATGGCAGACAGGTAGATATGGTCGCACCGACCCGGCTCACCATCAATCCCAATCTTTGGGATGACAAGGCCGAACAGGTCAAAAGCAAAATCGTTTGCGACGACGAAATGCGTTCCTATTACAACGATGAAGCCCGCAAACTCAAGTCCTACCTCGAAAAAGCCTATCAGTCCCGACAGACGGCAGAACCGCAGAAAGAGTGGCTGAAAGAGACTTTGGAACAATATTACAATCCGCAAAAGTACAATGTCGAAACGGCCACGGAAGAAACGGCCAAACCGACATTGATCGCATTGTTCGACGAATTTCTCGAAAAGCACCGTCTTTCCGATGTCCGCAAAAAGAATTACCGGGTCATCAAACGAGGATTACAGCGGTATGAACTTTATATCCGGACAACCAAGAGGGGGCAAAAAGCATTCGTATTGGACATCGATCAAGTAACGGCCGACACCTTGCGGAATATTTGGGATTTTTTGGAAAATGAATACCGCTACTGCGCTCTTTACCCGGAAATCTACGAAGCTATCCCCGAAGCACGCACACCGCAACCCAGAGGAAAGAATACGTTATTGGATTGTTTCTCGCGCATCCGAACTTTCTTCTACTGGTGCAACAGCAACAAAAAGACCCGTAACCGACCGTTCGACGATTTCCCGTTGGAGGAATGCACATACGGAACGCCTTATTATATCACGGTCGAGGAGTTGCACAAGATTTACGGCACGAATCTGATGCGGCATCCGCAACTGGCCGTTCAGCGCGACATCTTCGTTTTTCAATGTCTGATCGGCTGCCGGGTGGGTGATCTGCTGAAAATGACGAAATCGAATCTGATCGACGGAGCCATCGAGTACATACCACGCAAGACCAAAGAAGGGCGGCCGCTGACCGTGCGGGTTCCGCTGAATCAGACAGCCAAAGAGATCGTATCCCGTTATAAAAGTCTGGACGGCGACAAACTGCTACCGTTCATCTCCGAGCAGAAATACAATCTGGCGATCAAGCGGATTTTCAAAGCTGCCGGATTGAAACGGTTGGTTACGGTCATAAACCCCACTACTCGCGAAGAAGAAAAGAGGGTGCTTTACGAGATCGCCTCGTCGCATCTGGCCCGCCGAACATTCGTCGGAAACCTGTACAAGCAAGTCAAAGATCCCAATCTGGTCGGAGCTTTAAGCGGACATAAGGAAGGCAGCAAGGCTTTCGCACGTTATCGCACCATCGACGATGAAATGAAAAAAGAATTAGTAAATTTGTTATCGTAA
- a CDS encoding helix-turn-helix domain-containing protein: MDKVGNAIKERRKILKITQRTLAELAGVGINTLTKIERGEGNPTIEVLEKILDTLGLELQIGIKQRNES; this comes from the coding sequence ATGGACAAAGTCGGTAATGCAATAAAAGAGCGCCGCAAGATATTGAAAATAACGCAACGGACACTTGCGGAATTGGCCGGTGTGGGTATCAATACGCTCACAAAAATTGAGCGCGGAGAAGGGAATCCCACGATCGAAGTTCTTGAAAAAATACTCGATACACTGGGGCTGGAACTACAAATCGGAATCAAACAGCGGAATGAATCATGA
- a CDS encoding type II toxin-antitoxin system HipA family toxin encodes MNPITICPSTLAEGYDSYSPIAIKHLFDGRQVSPFLDYTPIDDDNNSAAQEEFLHNQERISLSGVQPKYSMIVRNGKLALTQKGEQGHYILKPKLSDFRNRIYSSANENLTMQIASQVFGIETAANGLCFFKGGEPAYITKRFDVKPDGTKRRKEDFASLAGLTTQNGGKNYKYEYLTYEECGELIRRYLPAWKVETLKFFDLIIFNFLICNGDAHLKNFSVLETESGDFRLSPAYDLINTKLHVDDRIFALDKGLLKDNAAESMPYGMTNSTTFREFGKRLGLPDKTIRRELDKFCTSYPLLDTLIANSYLSDELKENYRNMYLGRRDSYLKIGL; translated from the coding sequence ATGAACCCGATTACGATTTGCCCGTCCACATTGGCCGAAGGATATGACAGCTACTCTCCGATTGCGATAAAACATCTGTTCGACGGCCGGCAAGTGTCTCCATTTTTGGATTATACACCCATTGATGACGACAACAATTCCGCAGCCCAAGAAGAGTTTCTGCACAATCAGGAGCGAATCTCGCTGTCGGGAGTACAACCCAAATATTCGATGATCGTTCGCAACGGTAAACTGGCTTTAACTCAAAAAGGCGAACAAGGCCACTATATCCTCAAACCGAAGTTAAGCGATTTCCGCAACCGGATATATAGTTCCGCGAATGAGAATCTGACCATGCAAATCGCGTCACAGGTATTCGGAATCGAAACCGCCGCAAACGGACTTTGCTTTTTCAAAGGAGGAGAACCGGCTTATATCACCAAACGGTTCGATGTCAAACCCGACGGCACAAAGCGCAGAAAAGAAGATTTCGCATCGCTCGCCGGACTGACTACGCAAAACGGCGGTAAGAATTACAAATATGAGTACTTGACATACGAAGAATGCGGAGAGTTAATTCGACGATACCTGCCTGCATGGAAAGTAGAGACCCTGAAATTTTTCGATCTCATCATATTCAATTTTCTGATTTGCAACGGCGACGCCCATCTGAAAAATTTTTCGGTACTCGAAACCGAATCAGGCGATTTCCGTCTGTCCCCGGCATACGACCTGATAAATACCAAACTGCATGTAGACGACCGGATATTCGCTCTCGACAAAGGGTTGCTGAAAGACAATGCCGCCGAATCTATGCCTTATGGAATGACCAACAGCACAACTTTCCGGGAATTCGGCAAAAGATTAGGGCTCCCCGACAAAACTATCCGACGGGAACTCGACAAATTCTGCACCTCTTATCCGCTTTTAGATACGCTGATCGCCAACTCCTATTTATCCGATGAATTGAAAGAGAATTACCGGAATATGTATCTCGGACGGCGGGATTCTTACCTAAAAATCGGGTTATAA
- a CDS encoding HipA N-terminal domain-containing protein yields the protein MRQGAVYMNGKLAGILTEISPTEYVFKYDDTYYADDMQPAVSLTLPKTQQEYRSAYLFPFFSNMLSEGRNRIVQSRMLHIDENDHFGILLATAQTDVAGAVTVKPL from the coding sequence ATGAGACAAGGGGCAGTATACATGAATGGCAAGTTAGCCGGCATATTGACAGAAATATCGCCGACTGAATATGTTTTCAAATACGATGATACATACTATGCTGATGATATGCAGCCAGCCGTCAGTCTGACATTACCCAAAACACAACAGGAGTATAGATCAGCCTATCTGTTCCCCTTTTTCAGCAACATGCTTTCCGAGGGCCGCAACCGCATCGTTCAATCCCGCATGCTGCATATCGATGAAAACGACCATTTCGGCATTCTGCTGGCAACAGCGCAAACGGATGTTGCCGGAGCAGTAACCGTAAAACCCCTATAA
- a CDS encoding tyrosine-type recombinase/integrase, producing MMHLPDLTGMSCLAYMGQAVFAGATRNKTLPDFISCFARHVGECERTGRNGSTANYRMAYRMLVRYVGGGKLPPEQFTAEWLEHYERWLLARGLGTNSVVFHMRSLRAVYNRAVEQGLFPAAGSNPFRRRLIKQVATRKRALPRETLRRIGGADLSALHPKYALARDLFMFSFYTRGMSFVDMIYLRKSDVRDGVLTYRRKKTGQTLSLRVEAPLQKIIDRYDSDSPYVLPVLTADDSYRAYRQQQRELNKFIRKIGELLGISEPLTFYVARHSWATLARDCGTPLTVISAGMGHTSERTTRVYLAQLDRSVIDKANRKIINL from the coding sequence ATGATGCACTTACCAGATTTAACCGGCATGTCCTGCCTTGCTTACATGGGGCAGGCCGTATTTGCGGGCGCGACCCGCAACAAAACCCTCCCTGATTTTATCTCCTGTTTCGCACGCCACGTCGGGGAGTGCGAACGGACGGGGCGGAACGGTTCGACTGCAAACTACCGGATGGCCTACCGTATGCTCGTCCGGTATGTGGGCGGAGGCAAGCTGCCTCCGGAACAGTTCACCGCCGAATGGCTCGAACATTACGAGCGGTGGCTTCTGGCGCGGGGTCTCGGGACCAATTCCGTCGTATTCCACATGCGCTCCCTGCGGGCCGTTTACAACCGGGCCGTCGAACAGGGGCTTTTCCCCGCTGCGGGCAGCAATCCTTTTCGCCGCAGGCTCATCAAACAGGTGGCGACCCGCAAGCGCGCCCTGCCGCGCGAGACGCTCCGGCGGATCGGCGGTGCCGACCTTTCGGCCTTGCATCCCAAATATGCGCTGGCGCGCGATCTTTTCATGTTCAGTTTCTACACCCGGGGCATGTCGTTCGTCGACATGATCTACCTGCGCAAAAGCGATGTCCGTGACGGAGTGCTGACCTACCGGCGCAAAAAAACAGGCCAGACGCTTTCCCTGCGCGTCGAAGCGCCCCTGCAAAAAATCATCGACCGCTACGACAGCGATTCTCCCTACGTGCTGCCCGTCCTGACCGCCGACGACAGCTACCGCGCCTATCGTCAGCAGCAGCGCGAGCTGAACAAATTCATCCGTAAAATCGGCGAGCTGCTGGGAATCTCCGAGCCGCTGACCTTTTACGTGGCCCGGCACTCGTGGGCGACGCTGGCCCGCGACTGCGGCACGCCGCTGACGGTGATCAGCGCCGGCATGGGGCATACCTCCGAGCGGACGACGCGCGTCTATCTTGCGCAGCTCGACCGCAGCGTCATCGACAAAGCCAATCGGAAAATCATCAATCTGTGA
- a CDS encoding helix-turn-helix transcriptional regulator, which yields MKDLLSILRDAPGSIRLEVSGEDLLAFSKSLIDRAKEELAAQVAEARKERYLTKEQVKELCDVCDATLWHWNRKGYLKAVKVGNKVRYRTSDIQRILGEQDGK from the coding sequence ATGAAAGATTTATTATCCATCCTCCGGGATGCTCCGGGCAGCATCCGGCTGGAGGTAAGCGGCGAGGATCTGTTGGCTTTCTCCAAAAGCCTTATCGACCGCGCCAAAGAAGAGCTGGCTGCACAAGTCGCCGAAGCCCGCAAGGAACGTTACCTGACCAAAGAACAGGTCAAAGAGCTATGCGATGTTTGCGATGCGACGCTCTGGCATTGGAACCGCAAAGGATATCTGAAAGCCGTTAAGGTCGGGAACAAGGTTCGCTACCGCACCTCGGACATTCAACGGATTCTCGGCGAACAAGATGGCAAATAA